The Chroicocephalus ridibundus chromosome 3, bChrRid1.1, whole genome shotgun sequence genome includes the window ttgagatcatcaagtccaactgtaaatctAACACTGCCCAGTCCAAATGCAGGACTCCCAGGTGGGTCTCActggagaagaggggcagaatcacctccctcgccctgccaGGGATGCCGCCCGGGATCCGGCTGGTTTTCTGGGCTGCCAACAtgcgttgttggctcatgtctgtcttctcctcctccatgGGGTGGCTCTAATCCATTCCCCAGTGGGTATGGATACCGGCCCAGCAGCAGGACCTCGCACTCAGCCTTGTCAAACCTCATCCCCAATCTTGAGATCTTCTAAGTACTAAACAAATGCAAAAGACAGTCACcaactcctttttcttctttcacagaaaaagcTTCCCCGTGAGTGGAAAAACAATTCAAATGTTCTAACATGCCCGTATTGTCCAAAAGTTGTAATAATCACTTTCATTTTCAATTACAGAGCAAGAGCTACACAACATGAATCTGTTGAAGGATCACCTTGTTGAAAGGCAGTATTTCCAGACTACTTTACATCGAGGCTTGGTTGAAGATGACCACGTTCCATTTTTATTAAGAGGTACTGGAAGCTCTTATATTTTGACAGTAACAAATGCATCATTTAGCAAATGAGCAAGTGCATATGATCCTGTGTTTCAAGCTTATTTGCCCCAACTCAAGGCTTCCAAATCCAACTTTATGCAGGCCAAGAGTCACAGCTTTGAAAAACATACCCGAAAAAAAGCAGCGATAAAACATACCCATCCTCATTTTGCACAAGCGCAGCTCCAACAGCACAGAGATAATGGAAATTTCTGGCAGCAGTAGTGTCCTACAAAGATAAGCAACTCTGATCCAGTGGGTTCTCACTACATACCGCACTAGCCAGCTAGTTACTATTTCTAGGAGCAGCGAAACGCTCAAGGGTCGTATCTTCAAAGACTACAAAAATCTCTAAATAGCTGTTGTCAAAGTTACGGTAATGCTCACTATTATCTGTTTAAATTTGAAGGCACTGACTTCTGCAGAAACTCACATACTCAAATTAGACATCCTCATTCCCTAAAGAGAATGGAGATTTCACAGCTGTCAGCTTGAGGGGTGGGAAAGGTGCATAGAGTAGCCAGCAGAAATAGCAAAGGACACAATATGCCTGAAATCCCTCCTGGAATTAGGCACATACCTGCAAGTGGGATTCCCAACCTAATCATTCCTCCTGGAAGACACCAACACCATAGCCTCTGACTTTGTgttcattcttttcctttgggaTCCAGTTAAAGAAAGGGAACGCAGTTGTACTACTGCTGCCACCTTGTCAAGCTACAGGTCAGTGATTAAAGCACTCGTGCAAGTTCAAGATATGGATTTGATGTCCTTCTTGGTTCAAGTACTCAGCAGAGCATCTTCAAAACTAAGGTGGGCCAAAGAAGGACAGTAGATCTAGTAAAAGTTGATTGAAGTTTTCCACTGTACAGCAAGGACTACAAGAGTTATATTCCCAGAGGAAGGTTTACCAAAAAGAAATGTAACACTAGTTCAAAGAAGAGGGTATCTGCCTAGGAAAGGAGGGAGGTATCTTCATATCCAGCCCCTCATTTTACCATTGCTTGTGCTCTGTTAACTACTGGGTAACGCAAAATGCGGACACAGCTCTGGAAGGAGGCACAAGAGCAGCCACACCTCTCCACTTCTAAGCAAGTGCTCTCTTTACTGAGCTATGGTTACTGTCAATGGCTCTTCAACTCCACAGATCTTTCATTTTTCACACCAAGGCAGGGCCCAGGTCCAACGAAATCACACGGCCATCACATGTATGTCCAGGGACATCAAAAATCCTACATGGGAGAAGCTGCTAGGGGAAAACAATGACTAGACCTCAAAACCTTTACTAGTAACACAATTAACACCTAGTGAAGAAAACAGATTCCTTAGTGATATGCAGCTgaaaaatgagaggggaaaagcaataaaatgggAAAGAGGCTGCAGAGAAACAATGCTCCCCCAAAAAGCAATCAGGAAGCAGAAGACTAATTTAACTCCTCTTTTACCTGAAAGCTGCAGTATGTATAGGTGGCTTGATgggtatatatacatatttacatatatatatacacacatatatatatgcactgaTACGGATCCTTTAAAGTGAAAAGTTCTTTTATCCGAGGACAACAGTGGTTCTGTTTTACAGAGCAAAAACACAGACACCCTGTATGTCTGTATTTATGGAGAGGactaaaaaaatgcttcaaaaagtGCTCAATCTTAACACTGTCACAAGAACACGTTAATCAGTTTTCAGTTTGGGGAGCTACAGTGGTTGCTCTGCCCTTCTGTAGCTCCTAAACAAGGCATCAACAACTACAATGCAAAGGAtctaaaaagccaaaaaagcaaGTATCATGGTAAAACTACTAGGTAcaagtgccttaaaaaaaaaaaaaaaaaaaaagagggaaaagtattcaaagaaaaggaaggtgCTGATTTTAGGAAACACTACAAAATCGAGAAGGTAAGAGGAAGCTGCAGGGACACACACTGCTCTATAAAGTCAGCTTATTGAGTAGTTACCTGAATCTATTGCTAAATGGCGACATATCGATTGGCTTAACAGAACTTCTCCAATATTTCTTCTCCAAATTTCACTTTCCTCCTTATAGGGGTTCCAGTCCTACATCTGATTCCATCCCCTTTTCCTGCAGTATGGCATACCATGGAGGACACAGAAGAAAACCTTGATAAAACCACTATCGACAATCTCAGCAAAATCCTGCAAGTGTTTGTACTGGAATATCTAAACCTGTGATagacaaaatggaaacaaattgtACTCCATCCTAAATACTGTTTTGTCCACCTTCACATTTGCTGTTTAATTGCATTGGAGAGCActacagcaaagcaaaatataaTGATACCTCTTGCTAGACTGATTATTGATTCAGCTGTTCCTGGCCCAATGTTCCATGTAGCCAAACAAGATAGCATTAAATAATAATTAGTTTCAGCCTGGAAAGAATTTGATCTTTCCATGTCTTTCCTCTGAATAAAAATCCCCAGAATTTTCCCAGATTGTTATCAGTGTTTTATGTCACATATTAAGATCCCAGGAAGGAATGCCTCCAGACTTAAGTGTTAGCTACAGTTTTTACAAGATGTGACCAACTTTTGCAGCATTCAGCAATGAAAATTTATACCACATTATCAAAAGAGGCAAAAATTAAACTAAGACAAACTTCTACTTTGGGTTGAACTAAACTACCTCACCCTGAAATAAGTTGCTAGAACTGCTGACACACAAAAAGGTATTTAATCCTCtctgttccctctcctccttcccctacAAGAGCAGCTGCAACAGCTCTCATCCACACACACCAGGCCaccaggaaacaaagaaataaccCAAATTCAGATTTTCTGCCTGTCGTTTGTTGGATACCTTTTGACAGAGAAGGGTGGTGGGGCATGATGCTAAGAGGAAGGTACACGGGAGTTTCCATCGTGCTTTGACTGCAACACAGGAGATATAAACAGAAGAGTAGGTGGTGCGTGGGAGCAACGCCCCAGCACACGCCATTAATTCATGTGAGAATCATTCACAATTTGacccaaaataaattaaaaaacactgCTGTTTTTAATACAGATTACATCAGAAGTAATCATACTAGGAAAGTGATCACTTTAGAAACTAtagttttatataaatataattttaaaaggcaaagtgCTCTCTATCAAGAGTAAAATAAGTATAAGAGTCAGAAGCAGAAGACAGTTTAAGCACCAAAATGTAAGAGCAAGCCATAGCCTGTATCAGAAAAAGATACTCACCAGTTTAGCAACCCTGCGCTTTTACATTCCTTACTGGAATTTTTTATTCAATAAATTTAGTATAACACACTGGCAAAAATCTAGCCTGGAATGAAATCAATAGGAGAAGCCAGAAGAACAGTATTCAGAAGCTACTGACACAATTATGGTTTTGGCTGTGAAAAAAGATGAGAgcatttgaagaggaaaaaaaaaattaaaaaaaaatatcaagctgGTAGAttgaactgagaaaaaaacaagtcGGTGTTTTACTACTCTGAACTTCTTCCATTAGGAAGTTCTATCCTGGGCAAAgagatttaaaaaggaaataagctATGGAGCTGTAGGCATATCAGATTTGGcctgtattttaacattttcctaaAGCAAGCATTTCTGAACTTAAGACaatatttacatacatattttaaagttgcaataaaaatatgtatttacagcAATGCAAAATTGCAAGATTTTACTATTACAGGACAGCCTAAAAATGAAATTCAATGTAGTTTTGTTgctcaaaatgaaacagaagcattttgttttcccatCACTTCAACATTTGtaagaaatgtttctattttgcATGCAACTTCTGAAATAGAACACAATGAAAGTTCTAAAAATCAGACAgatgtgtttattttcagctatTACTGTACATCTGTGAAAATATATCAAACCTATTTGAACTCTGCATTATCATATTGTCCTCTACTTCAGCCCACGTGAAAACATTCTAAACAACTAAATTAAATCTTCTGAAGTTTGAATACTCTGAGCAGTATAAGGCACCTACTGCACCCTCCTAAGCAGTGAAAAAAGGTAACAAAATGGCTATATACAGAAATATCAAGCATAAATTTGTGTGGCTAATTTCAGTTCTACTGGTAAACTCTTGCGGTACTTCATACTTTGCAGTGCCTCTGAAAAATGCAGTACGTGTTTGCAGTGTGCACTGCTACTCTGCGTCAAGCATTTGGAAGTTAACTTAAAATAGGCTTCATTATGAAATGTGGGATCAGAGGGTTGTTATAACTGGGAAAAgcctaacttttaaaaatctctactAGAGTTAGTTGAAAACATAATTTAACCATGCAGTACACCAAATCTCTGGCATGTCAATTTTGTCACCAATTTCTCACTGCCTGAGCATGCAGTTCTCTTGAGTTATGTTTACTCAGTTCAAAGAAATAAGGTACAGGCTGGTGTACTATGATTCAGTGGTtccaaaaacatgaagaaaacatgGAGAGGCTtgttggttgaggtttttttccccttaggtttttgggtttgggtttttttttggtgtggcaAAAGAGGGCCATCTCTTAACTGGATGCAAGCCCAGGAAAGGCTTTACTGAAAGAGGGGAAGATCATCATCTTAGCCATTTATATGACCTAccattcacttaaaaaaaataactgttggAAGGAAAACTTATATCAGCCCAGTAACCATGTGAATCCAAGAATCTTATCTCCCAAAAGTACAAGAACTTGTCGTCAGTAAAGCAAAGACATGGTGCAAGGTGGGTCCTCACTGCTACTAAGGCAATGGAGAACAAGTAGGTAGGAGAAACTGTAGCCATTTAATAAaacaaccagaaaacaaaaaatacaagcGAAAAGACCAGGACTGGTATCTCTCCACTCTGTTTCAACACTGAACATTACTAAGTATCCACATCAGTAGGATCTGGACATACACAGTAACAATAATCACTTCAGAATTCAGAGACAGGCTTTATGTTGAAGAACCTATCCCTGGATAGTTTCTCTGTCCCTGTTGGATGGTGGCAGCTGGGAACAGAAATCAACTGAGGGACTTCAACTGATCTAGTAATCACACAAATCAGCAGAATTGCTACACAGGTTCTCTGCTTGAATAGGATTTATCACATCTCAAGTCATgggtgagaaaaaaattaaaaatcatcaaTCTACCACCCATGAGAGGCTGTCGCTGGCTTGTCAACAGTCCTCCTAAAGGTGTATGTGGTTATTACTAGGCTGAGGGAACACAGAACAGAATGAACTCAGGAGCCACTACTCAACAcgtaaagctgaaaaaaaccgcCATATTACATTAGTTATTTGTATTGTAGTAAGCACTCTAGCTCTTTTTACATCAGGATAATGCCGTTTTTCACAAGAATCTTAAGCCTATGTAATGGTATACACCCCTCAAATTGTCTAAAGCTTGATGCATTTACCTACAAGTGAAGTGATCCTATGCAATCACAGGTGGAACGAGTTAAGGGAGTAACAATGCCAAATCCTCTGGTAGACAGAAATGATAGTGAGTAccagtcctctttttttctctagctGGGACAGAACTCCTATCACTAGGAATGAAGACGATATAAATTAGCAATTCTTATTCACCACATTTCAAATAAACATTTAGATTGTGACCACCTAACAGCAAAATACAATTAGAAAAGACAAAACGCAGTAAAAATCCTTTCTGTAGAATTATTACAAGGACCCAGTCCACATTGGTAGCAGACCCAGCAAAACAGTTCTGAAGTTTCACACATCTGCTCGTTGAGATTGAAGTATCACCCGAGAACATCACTTAAACAatcaatatatataaaaagataacTATAAAATCTTGTACACAAATTACCACTTTTTCCTTGTCATTTAAGGAtgacactgattttattttcctcgTATAAAAGGAGACATTTTACTCTGTGATGATTTAACAAATATTCGTAATATATTCATAACAATAAAGCAGCTAAAAAGCTGTTCTAATCTCTAAAAGAATCTCTCATCTGCACATATAATATATATTGTAAACAATCActccaaaaaataattttgttaaagtGATTATATTGCACTCAGAATCCTGGGATTCTCATTctcctttctcattttaaatcaaaagtcagcttcattttttaataaaatggagCTTTAATTTTCTACTAAAAACAAGGAGGCATGCAATCAATATAAtacaatgtatttaaaatgtcagaaaaaggGCAAGTGTTTGGTTATGAAACTGGAGTAAGGAACAATTCTCAAATAGGCCACACAAGAGTAGTATATTGTAAACATTCTGCTGGCTCTAAGGTGTTGCAGATGCTGTAGAGAGTGCAGTCTAGTTCAGCACCCGAGAGGTACAGAGAATCTGTTCAAGTGTTCTGTACTTCAGCGAATTTTCATGCAGCAATGGCACGTGTAATAGTCTACACATAAAGACAGAGTAATGAAACAAAGGTGATTACTGAGCTAATACCGACCTCATCAAAACATAGCCAATCGTTACAAGTTCATTGCAatctttaaatgcaaattttccaGATCATTACGTTTTCTGACACAGCAATGAAACTGTTACTCTTGCTGCAAATGAAGTACAGAGCTAGATTCCCTACTTGTAGCTTACATGGACGGTATACATACCAGTGGCAGTCTGGACACTACCCTCAGCCTAAAACATCCCGGCAAGATGCCATCGTGCAGAATGTCACCTTGCTTTGTTTGCAAGAGTGACGCCCTCCTCCATGCATTGGAGCGAGAAAAACAGGTagtggagcagggaggaaaagggaagaaaaaaaaaaaaaaaaaagaagaggaaagcaacaTCCTTGTGCAGCAAAAGGAATCCTCAGCCAGTGTGAAGAGGCCACAGatctttaaaattcaaatgaaggCTGTTTTCTCAACTCAGTTCCGCAAGAGAAAGATTTCTCCACCAAACCCATTATCTTCAGGTAACATATTAATATCTTTGGAGTCCCTGAGATACTACAGCTCCATATAACCACCCTGGACAAATGAAAAGACTTACTTAGTATACAGATTAACAAGGTGGAAGCCAATATATAGCACCCTGAGTTGCAAGTGAAACGACAGGAATGGGCAACCCACTCCTCAACAGCCaagagatgcagaagaaaatgcagaggagGTATTGGCTTGGGAATTAAAAGATACATACTGcacaggagaacaggaaaaaaacctggagTATTTCTAAAAGGCCTTTCTGTGTTATCagagcagtgaagaaaaagacAGCAGTCAGAGGGAAGAGCTCTCCGAGAAAGGCCCTGAAGAAATACGGCCTTCTAGATGTACAGTAGAATGATAATGCAAAAGCAGAGACAAGTTAGGCAGTCTTGTTCCAAGTGTGCCCCAAAGGCTAAGCACTCTAGCAATGACTAAGAACTGTCAGCGATCACTGACCTGTACTCTGGATATAAACCAGGAATATAAATAGATACTTTTTCCCctgaaactacagaaaaaatacaaagaggaaaaatacaaagtCACAATCGAATCAGAGAATACTTTccataatgaaaaatgaaatactggCTTCAGAAACAATACAGCCATCTGCTCTGGATCTTAAATAGGGTCAATCATAAAAAAGAGGTGCTTGTAAAATCTTAAGtttgaaatactttatttcccACTATATTGCTAAATAATTTTGCAGTtaaaccaaaaaggaagaaatatcaGAGATGAATATGGAATACTTACAATTAGAAAATGGTTGCTGAACCATCTGAATTTCTATAAAAGcatcaataaaaatgtaaaaacatggTCTCACAGAATTAATTAGAATCTGAAATGCCAGATTGTCTTCACAATGGCCACAATATGAATATTGGATTTTTGCAACCAAAACCTAATTGTGACTTTGCCAAAAGATGGCTTAATACAGCAATCAAAACATCTCCAAAAATGGGACTTGTATTTCTGCAATTTCCTATTCTCTCAGCCATTCAGCAAGCAATTCTCATTAGAAAAGAAATGCTACCTGGTCAAAATTTTACTCTCTTACGGAGTTGTGCTATACCTCAATACATTcttgggaaaataaagaaaagtgaataaaaagCCGAATAGAAATAGACGCTCTATAAAAACTACCTGTAAAGTATCGTAAATCTGGAAAATATTTGTGGCATTACACAGGCTACTgctgatgcaaagaaaaaaattgcagtttaacCATTTCATGAATATGAACAATGCACTTGTTCCCAGCCATTTAGAATGATCTGACATTCCAAATGTTTATAAAAATTGGGTAATAAAAGAATTAAGTCAATACCCTTAAGTACAATAAATAATGGTGTTTATTATGGTCGAGGTTGACCACGAGCGTTTGTTCCATATCTGCTTGGGACATTTGTAAAACCAGTTCTGAATCCTTGAGTTGCTCCCATTCCCGGTATTCCAAATCCTTGATTGAGTACACTGCTGTAGGGTACGGATCCATGATTAAAGCCCAATCCATAGGGCCTTGTCTGAGTGTTTAAAAGGATGACTGGACTCACATTTTTGCCTGGTGTATTGAAAGAAAATTCTGGTGGTGGGCTGCTGGGTTTAGCTGGAGTGGATGTAACAGGGTTCAAATTATCAGCAGCTTTCAAAGATGGCATTGGAATAACATGATGATCCGAAAGGTTCAGAATATTGTTTGCAATAGGCACAGATGATAAGGTAGGTCTGATCCAGTCATCTTTGAAAATCTGAACAGTCAAGGTAGAGACCAATGTGTATAATCTGTTAGTGACATGGGCAAGTACCATTTGTTCATTTGCATCTCTCCGAATTCGGACGTGTACTGATCCGGCCTAGAAAGTGATAAAAATAAGTCGGCTGTTAACTGTTCCTTCAATAGAGATTCTCCATATGCATTCAAGAAGAGGTAAGTTACCCTGCAAAGAATTATGCAAAGACCTTTTGCAGTGGAGACTACTGACTCAACTGAGAAACTGATTAAATAATTCCACAATTAGGATACATTTTGATCTTTCCTAATACGTTGATCTCTTATGAACACATCAAGATCATCATTCAGGAAGAGTGAGTCTTAAAACCAAACTATAAATACAACATGTGATGGCAGGAAAGGCAAGGCGACAGACGGGACAAAAAGCTGCccaaaagaagaatgaaatggAGACAAACTCCATTTTTAGGAAAAGTGTCATCAGTGTGCTGTTGGAGCAGACAAGAGGACAACACGCATGGTAGGCACACTCAAATCGGGACCATTAGCAGGAACAGAGGCAAGAGCCCATTGTGGAACTCAGACTAGTTTCTCCTGGACGTGCATGTAACTGCGGGCTGCCCCTGCCTTCCTCTCAGTAACATTATCTCTGTTACCTTGAACTACTACTGCAAAGAGAACAGGACACACAACAGAACCTCTCACATGCTTTTTCAGTTCATATTTAGTAAAGAACAGGGTTCACAGCTTGTGCTATATATATACTGTAAGAattcagaagtagaaaaaaagaattctaagaGTCTTAATTTTCCATCTGTCACAACATACCCGCATCAACTTAGAAATAATTGAGTTGTGTGATAATTctgtatcacaaaaaaaaaaccttgatttttttcagcttacaGTACACaactgcagactttttttttccacccccaccccagaaGTGCTGAAAGTGTATGATTCTACTGTAGACCTTTGGTACCTGAAGGTTTacagttttttttctcccctctgagaCAATTTACAATAATACGCCATCTGAAAAATGTCTTTACTATTGTTTGGGGGTTTCTTCACTACCAAAATACAAAAGTGATTCTACAGTTGCAAAATGCATGCTTTAATCTAGAGTTGcaatatacataaataatattaaccaataacaaagcttttaaaaaataaaaaggacaaggGAAGAGAAGTTCTGCAATACATCACAAGGACTGAGTACTGccttcctcaattttttttttatatttaagatttcagaagaaatatcttactttatttaaataaaaaaatttaaagtagtaactgacaactttttttaaaggctaaaaaGACAACAAAGACATAACTTACCAAAGTGCCAAAACCTAATGTCCAGAAATGCTCATTTCGAACTTCCAAGACACCATCCAAAGTTGAAACCTAATTTTACACAAATATCCAGAAAcatgaaattaaattagaaatagtGTTTCAAAACCTTTTAGAAATGTACTTTTACACATAGCTGAATAATACAGCATTTTCAGTAGTGAAATAAAAGCTTCCATACTACAGAATGGATGATGTCTGTTAATGATGCCACTAATGCTTATCTACTGTACCCTTAAATGTCCAAATCCATCCAAAAAGTGGATTTAAGTAACTCATTTCAGGTAATTCTTGCTGCCAAATTGCAGTATTTTCTCAACTTGATATGCCGTAAGTCAACAGCTGCCTGtactccttttcctctccccactcccattCATAAAGCTCTTCAGCAGTAGCTTCTATTTAGTTAATAAAAACACCAGCCTGCACTACTTTAACAGATTTATTCCAGATACCTGAATGACACTATTCATCTTAGATAGCAAGATCCATACTTTCTGCATGCAgctaaaaaataacattaaaaaagtatttttttagcAATCTTCTTGGACTACTCACAAAAACTCTTTGTATTCCTGAATCCATATTTAATTTTAGCTCTACGCGCTCTGTCATGTATTATACACTGACTTACCTCTCTAAGAAGTTTATCTAACTGGCCAATCACATGAGGTGGGGTTGtcttcaagaaaaagaagaaaaaaaaaaaaacaaagaagaaaaaagttataaCAAAAATTAACTGGCCTGTTAAAATAAGAGAGCCTTTAAGTTTGGCCTAAATACAGAAGAGAGCAATAGCATTACACAATAAATTCTTACGACTTCATGATGTGTATTTCTACTGCCCTTAAAATTCTTCTAGCACATCACAAATTCCCCTTGGAACACTTCCTATTCAAATgcttaaaacatattttatgtttttgaaaaaataaagacactgaacaaaactgaaaccacaaaaaaacccctgttttgtGGCAATGCCTTACCTGGAGAAGTACTTTTCCGCTGTAGACACTCATGGGATACATGGTACCAAATGTCATCAAAGCAATTGCTATAGCAGAAGCTGTATCGACAGCAAAATAATTGCTAGAAAgagcaattttaaagaaaaacaggtgTTCATATTTTTGAAAGGtgtaagaattttcttttgattctttttcattcttttaaattatatacACTTACAGAATATTACACATACTAATTTCATCTGAACTATACATCTTtcaaaaaagaatatattaatgGAGTTGCAATCACATTCatacaaaatacagcttttgatGAGGTCATTCCTTCCatgtaaaaaatgcaatttcCCATAGACTGGATAAAAAgacagttacttttttttaaacaactgtacGTACTTGATTTCAATGAGCATATATGTAATGCAAAGAGCTAAAGCTCCAGCAATATCAATCAAGACAAAAGGGTTCATTCGTGGCAGAAAGATGCTACTCAATCCTGGGATGATTCCACAAATActgtaatgaaacagaaaaagcagttgtCAGCTAGATGTTCAGCGTTACTTCAAAATGCAAAAGAGTTACACCCACAATTTCAGC containing:
- the SLC30A6 gene encoding zinc transporter 6 isoform X1 — encoded protein: MGTIHLFRKSQRSLFGKLTHEFRLVAADRRSWKILLFGAINLICIGFLLMWCSSTNSIALTAYTYLTIFDLFSLVTCLISYWVMMKKPSPVYSFGFERFEVLAVFASTVLAQLGALFILKESAERFLEQPEIHTGRLLVGTFVALFFNLFTMLSIRNKPFAYVSEAASTSWLQEHVADLSRSICGIIPGLSSIFLPRMNPFVLIDIAGALALCITYMLIEINNYFAVDTASAIAIALMTFGTMYPMSVYSGKVLLQTTPPHVIGQLDKLLREVSTLDGVLEVRNEHFWTLGFGTLAGSVHVRIRRDANEQMVLAHVTNRLYTLVSTLTVQIFKDDWIRPTLSSVPIANNILNLSDHHVIPMPSLKAADNLNPVTSTPAKPSSPPPEFSFNTPGKNVSPVILLNTQTRPYGLGFNHGSVPYSSVLNQGFGIPGMGATQGFRTGFTNVPSRYGTNARGQPRP
- the SLC30A6 gene encoding zinc transporter 6 isoform X3, whose product is MMKKPSPVYSFGFERFEVLAVFASTVLAQLGALFILKESAERFLEQPEIHTGRLLVGTFVALFFNLFTMLSIRNKPFAYVSEAASTSWLQEHVADLSRSICGIIPGLSSIFLPRMNPFVLIDIAGALALCITYMLIEINNYFAVDTASAIAIALMTFGTMYPMSVYSGKVLLQTTPPHVIGQLDKLLREVSTLDGVLEVRNEHFWTLGFGTLAGSVHVRIRRDANEQMVLAHVTNRLYTLVSTLTVQIFKDDWIRPTLSSVPIANNILNLSDHHVIPMPSLKAADNLNPVTSTPAKPSSPPPEFSFNTPGKNVSPVILLNTQTRPYGLGFNHGSVPYSSVLNQGFGIPGMGATQGFRTGFTNVPSRYGTNARGQPRP
- the SLC30A6 gene encoding zinc transporter 6 isoform X4, with the protein product MWCSSTNSIALTAYTYLTIFDLFSLVTCLISYWVMMKKPSPVYSFGFERFEVLAVFASTVLAQLGALFILKESAERFLEQPEIHTGRLLVGTFVALFFNLFTMLSIRNKPFAYVSEAASTSWLQEHVADLSRSICGIIPGLSSIFLPRMNPFVLIDIAGALALCITYMLIEINNYFAVDTASAIAIALMTFGTMYPMSVYSGKVLLQTTPPHVIGQLDKLLREVSTLDGVLEVRNEHFWTLGFGTLAGSVHVRIRRDANEQMVLAHVTNRLYTLVSTLTVQIFKDDWIRPTLSSVPIANNILNLSDHHVIPMPSLKAADNLNPVTSTPAKPSSPPPEFSFNTPGKNVSPVILLNTQTRPYGLGFNHGSVPYSSVLNQGFGIPGMGATQGFRTGFTNVPSRYGTNARGQPRP
- the SLC30A6 gene encoding zinc transporter 6 isoform X2, encoding MGTIHLFRKSQRSLFGKLTHEFRLVAADRRSWKILLFGAINLICIGFLLMWCSSTNSIALTAYTYLTIFDLFSLVTCLISYWVMMKKPSPVYSFGAERFLEQPEIHTGRLLVGTFVALFFNLFTMLSIRNKPFAYVSEAASTSWLQEHVADLSRSICGIIPGLSSIFLPRMNPFVLIDIAGALALCITYMLIEINNYFAVDTASAIAIALMTFGTMYPMSVYSGKVLLQTTPPHVIGQLDKLLREVSTLDGVLEVRNEHFWTLGFGTLAGSVHVRIRRDANEQMVLAHVTNRLYTLVSTLTVQIFKDDWIRPTLSSVPIANNILNLSDHHVIPMPSLKAADNLNPVTSTPAKPSSPPPEFSFNTPGKNVSPVILLNTQTRPYGLGFNHGSVPYSSVLNQGFGIPGMGATQGFRTGFTNVPSRYGTNARGQPRP